Proteins from a genomic interval of uncultured Fibrobacter sp.:
- a CDS encoding energy transducer TonB, protein MRRVFCIGIVIAVLLHVGFYAWGFLKRTQVVTTREDAEVIHVERLLLQPPPPPPEVKKIVKKVVRAKIIPNIVQDTVPEPEPEPEPEPIVVTDAEPVVEAPAEPVAPPPPPPPPPPPKPSKDSLMKVTKAYLIGLSKAFEKQKDYPATARRLKQEGTVRVQFTVAKDGSISGATVSKPCPYSSLNESALAAVQAVPKFDPIPAVLGKETWKMEIPIKYNLH, encoded by the coding sequence ATGCGGCGTGTATTTTGTATCGGCATTGTTATCGCCGTTTTGTTGCACGTGGGCTTTTACGCCTGGGGATTCTTGAAGCGAACGCAGGTGGTTACCACCCGCGAAGACGCCGAGGTGATTCACGTGGAGCGCCTATTGCTCCAGCCGCCTCCGCCCCCGCCCGAAGTCAAGAAAATCGTAAAGAAGGTGGTTCGCGCAAAGATTATCCCGAACATCGTGCAAGATACCGTGCCGGAACCCGAACCGGAGCCAGAGCCGGAACCGATTGTGGTTACGGACGCGGAACCCGTCGTAGAGGCGCCTGCAGAACCTGTGGCACCGCCCCCGCCGCCACCACCTCCACCACCACCGAAACCTTCGAAGGATTCGCTGATGAAGGTGACGAAGGCCTACCTTATCGGGCTTTCCAAGGCGTTCGAAAAGCAGAAGGACTACCCCGCAACGGCCCGCCGCCTAAAACAAGAAGGCACCGTGCGTGTGCAGTTCACCGTCGCAAAGGACGGAAGCATCAGCGGAGCAACCGTATCAAAGCCATGCCCCTATTCTTCGCTGAACGAAAGTGCGCTTGCCGCCGTGCAGGCAGTGCCAAAGTTCGATCCGATTCCAGCGGTGCTTGGAAAAGAAACATGGAAAATGGAGATTCCAATCAAGTATAACCTTCACTAA
- a CDS encoding FISUMP domain-containing protein, with the protein MSNLLSKTKFAPVTILTALLSLVGCGDSGSSSSSERHSINNKTISGISQKGPFIAGASVTVQELDGVSLLQTGNSFKGTTRNDKGEYSIASVDLASQYALVEVNGYYRNEVTGENSKSPIVMTALVDLSDRDNANVNIFTHLEVARVTKLALEAVAKEKALRDSVLAVLDSASLADSLKIYKDVPSENPHFIAAKRQAHRELLASFGFIGDIEASEDLDIFGKGDGAAALLALSVIVLGDLSESQFTERMARLTSYLENGVFYDKGLMGEMAEWAARADLDSIRKNMEAWGETVPDFERFVRMFWNKALELGDCTKDGELVDNGNWVCDDGAFRAATNFERIFLNKGCTSYNRDESVKPKGIQSYYKCEDSGWVVDVEKNTGTLKDSRDKEKYKTITIGNQVWMKENLRYEAEKGERICLDGDEDCSKYGSFYDWKTAQEACPEGWHLPSIDDWDTLSIFVTTHDPSGVIDSLSELYKMDGRDLAQILLRSKTERDEDERFEYYDTYGFSEISTPIGIDHGPTFWVSNWGFSWDDGEESGTGLAEFYKKCKNKKIVQVVIDYNGFNEECDWYAYEDAPHDVDFRYVRVGMPTMPNGYGEDPGADHSVRCLKD; encoded by the coding sequence ATGAGCAACCTGTTATCAAAAACCAAGTTTGCACCAGTCACCATTTTGACTGCGCTCCTTTCGCTTGTGGGATGTGGCGATTCTGGGAGTTCTTCGAGTTCCGAGCGTCATTCGATCAACAACAAGACCATTTCCGGTATCTCGCAAAAGGGACCGTTTATTGCAGGCGCATCCGTTACCGTACAAGAACTGGACGGAGTATCGCTTTTGCAGACGGGCAACAGTTTCAAGGGAACCACCCGGAATGACAAGGGCGAATATTCCATTGCAAGCGTAGACCTTGCGTCGCAATACGCACTTGTCGAAGTAAACGGCTACTACCGCAACGAAGTGACCGGGGAAAATTCAAAAAGTCCTATCGTCATGACGGCACTCGTGGATCTTTCTGACCGAGACAATGCGAACGTCAATATTTTCACCCATCTGGAAGTCGCACGCGTTACAAAATTGGCTCTCGAAGCCGTTGCCAAGGAAAAGGCTCTCCGCGATTCCGTATTGGCGGTTCTTGATTCAGCATCCCTGGCAGATTCGCTCAAAATCTATAAAGACGTGCCTTCGGAAAATCCACACTTTATTGCGGCAAAACGTCAAGCACACCGCGAATTGCTTGCTTCGTTCGGATTCATCGGAGACATCGAGGCTTCCGAAGATCTTGATATTTTCGGTAAAGGTGACGGTGCAGCGGCGTTGCTTGCACTTAGCGTCATTGTGCTGGGAGACCTGAGCGAAAGTCAATTTACGGAACGCATGGCCCGCTTGACTAGCTATCTCGAGAACGGGGTTTTCTATGACAAGGGACTGATGGGCGAAATGGCGGAATGGGCCGCAAGGGCCGACCTGGATTCGATTCGCAAGAACATGGAAGCCTGGGGCGAGACCGTTCCGGATTTCGAACGTTTTGTGAGAATGTTCTGGAACAAGGCTCTCGAACTTGGCGATTGCACCAAGGATGGCGAACTTGTTGATAATGGCAACTGGGTTTGCGACGACGGGGCTTTCCGTGCAGCGACCAATTTCGAAAGGATTTTCCTGAATAAGGGCTGCACCAGCTACAACCGTGATGAGTCCGTGAAGCCTAAAGGAATCCAGTCTTACTACAAGTGTGAAGATTCCGGCTGGGTCGTTGACGTGGAAAAGAATACCGGAACGCTGAAAGATTCCCGCGACAAGGAAAAATACAAGACCATCACTATCGGAAACCAGGTGTGGATGAAAGAAAACCTGCGCTATGAGGCGGAAAAAGGCGAGCGAATTTGTTTAGACGGCGATGAGGATTGTTCGAAATACGGAAGTTTTTACGACTGGAAGACCGCCCAAGAGGCATGTCCCGAGGGCTGGCACCTGCCTTCTATAGATGATTGGGATACGCTGTCCATATTCGTCACGACGCATGATCCTTCCGGAGTCATAGACAGCCTTTCGGAATTGTACAAAATGGATGGTAGGGATCTGGCACAAATTTTACTCAGGTCCAAAACCGAAAGGGACGAGGATGAGCGTTTCGAATATTACGATACTTATGGATTCTCCGAGATTTCCACTCCCATAGGAATCGACCACGGTCCTACATTCTGGGTATCGAATTGGGGCTTCAGCTGGGACGATGGTGAAGAATCTGGCACAGGATTGGCCGAGTTCTACAAAAAGTGCAAAAACAAAAAAATCGTCCAAGTCGTCATAGATTATAACGGTTTCAATGAGGAATGTGACTGGTATGCCTATGAAGATGCTCCACATGATGTAGACTTCCGCTATGTTCGTGTGGGAATGCCTACGATGCCGAACGGATACGGCGAAGACCCCGGTGCCGACCACAGCGTCCGTTGCTTGAAGGACTAA
- a CDS encoding DUF1302 family protein, which produces MASGWWLVVGAAAVAAFAQESPFQFNGFVDTYHAVQTEHPHDFTTSRTRLRAELRVDYENAYLFASLNGVHNSILEDRTGVQLQEAYFNYQNDFVEFKAGRQIVVWGVADGLRVTDLISPVDYTEFMSSDYDDMRMAVEGFRIKYPGERVNAEIVYVPVPRYFQMPLGEDNPWRPDLPEKAGLDFPEGPDAKFKNGDFGTRVSFFLSNLDFSVSALHTHNQSPVSVVEPVSMDSVVIHGIHESMTMIGGDMSMPVGEFVLRAEVAEYFGEALGYESSLDYARKNTFNALGGIDWYAGDNWTFMVQYLHKYIADYSHNLAAEKNSSEMTFRISKELLNNTLKLSLYGMFDIDNLGYYGRASGDYAVTDQVMISLGYDHFGGKRGQLAGYKKNREVWAKAKYYF; this is translated from the coding sequence GTGGCTAGTGGTTGGTGGTTAGTGGTTGGGGCGGCCGCTGTCGCAGCCTTCGCCCAAGAAAGCCCATTTCAATTCAACGGGTTCGTGGACACGTATCATGCGGTGCAGACGGAACATCCGCACGATTTTACCACGTCGCGGACGCGCCTGCGTGCGGAACTCCGCGTGGATTACGAGAACGCTTACTTGTTTGCAAGCCTGAACGGTGTGCACAATAGCATTCTCGAAGACCGCACCGGAGTGCAGTTGCAAGAAGCGTACTTTAACTACCAGAATGACTTCGTAGAATTCAAGGCAGGCCGCCAGATTGTGGTGTGGGGCGTTGCCGACGGACTTCGCGTTACCGACCTGATTTCGCCTGTAGATTACACCGAATTCATGTCGAGTGACTACGACGACATGCGCATGGCTGTTGAGGGTTTCCGCATCAAGTATCCCGGCGAACGCGTGAATGCTGAAATCGTTTACGTGCCTGTGCCGCGGTATTTTCAGATGCCGCTCGGCGAAGACAACCCGTGGCGACCGGATTTGCCCGAGAAGGCGGGTCTCGATTTTCCTGAAGGTCCCGATGCCAAATTCAAGAACGGAGACTTCGGAACACGGGTTTCGTTCTTCCTCTCGAATCTGGATTTCTCTGTCTCGGCGCTCCATACGCATAACCAGTCGCCTGTTTCCGTCGTAGAACCCGTCAGCATGGATTCTGTCGTCATTCACGGCATTCATGAATCGATGACGATGATTGGCGGCGACATGTCGATGCCTGTCGGAGAATTCGTATTGCGAGCAGAAGTTGCCGAATACTTTGGCGAAGCACTCGGTTACGAGAGCAGCCTTGATTACGCCCGCAAGAACACGTTCAACGCGCTCGGCGGAATCGACTGGTACGCCGGCGACAACTGGACTTTCATGGTGCAGTATTTGCACAAGTACATCGCCGACTATTCGCACAATTTGGCAGCTGAAAAGAATTCCTCCGAAATGACTTTCCGCATTTCAAAGGAACTGCTGAACAACACGCTCAAGCTTTCGCTCTACGGCATGTTCGACATCGATAACCTCGGCTACTATGGCCGTGCCTCGGGCGACTATGCCGTTACCGACCAAGTCATGATTTCGCTGGGCTACGACCACTTTGGCGGCAAGCGCGGACAACTCGCCGGCTACAAGAAAAACCGCGAAGTCTGGGCGAAAGCGAAGTACTACTTCTAA
- a CDS encoding outer membrane lipoprotein-sorting protein — protein MKFAKTAATIIVALSAMVSAETLTGRDIVQKVHDRPDGDTRSSELSMTLINKSGAKRERKITSFAMDVDKDTKQIMFFRYPNDVKGTGFLTVDYDDINKDDDKWLYLPAMKKTRRISGKSSKTDYFMGSDFTYDDVGQRNIDEDTHKLLREEKVDGIDCWVVESVPKKGDEIFSKKISWIRKDCQIAAKVEYYDKLGKLHRSLKVENVVQVDGFWSIAKMSMENVQTNHKTLLEFGDIKFNIPLDAKTFTVPRLERGL, from the coding sequence ATGAAATTCGCAAAAACAGCCGCGACAATTATTGTCGCATTGAGCGCCATGGTGAGCGCAGAAACATTGACCGGTCGCGACATCGTGCAAAAAGTGCACGATCGTCCCGATGGCGACACCCGCAGTTCCGAGCTTTCGATGACACTCATCAACAAAAGCGGAGCCAAGCGCGAACGCAAGATTACCTCGTTCGCAATGGATGTGGACAAAGATACCAAGCAGATTATGTTCTTCCGCTACCCCAACGACGTGAAGGGCACGGGATTCCTGACGGTCGATTACGACGACATCAACAAGGATGACGACAAGTGGCTTTACCTGCCCGCCATGAAAAAGACGCGCCGCATTAGCGGAAAGAGTTCCAAGACGGATTACTTCATGGGTTCCGACTTCACCTACGACGACGTTGGCCAGCGCAACATCGACGAAGACACCCACAAGCTCCTCCGCGAAGAAAAGGTGGATGGAATCGATTGCTGGGTCGTGGAATCCGTGCCGAAAAAGGGCGACGAAATTTTCTCGAAGAAAATTTCCTGGATTCGCAAGGACTGCCAGATTGCTGCGAAGGTGGAATACTACGACAAGCTCGGAAAACTGCACCGCTCGCTGAAAGTCGAAAACGTCGTTCAGGTAGATGGATTCTGGTCTATCGCCAAGATGAGCATGGAAAACGTGCAGACCAACCACAAGACGCTCCTTGAATTCGGCGACATCAAGTTCAACATCCCGCTTGACGCAAAGACATTCACCGTCCCGAGATTAGAAAGAGGACTGTAA